A window of the Salinirubellus salinus genome harbors these coding sequences:
- a CDS encoding DUF6610 family protein, with translation MAHAQPQHTSPGSSIHVQDIETARRAEYVAFLSRHPFATDAHELGFVTGIREDCRLQTDHLRNVDIPLGMLDNDFENPDLERYLENFRTHEPEIGVIGDAPTPDAAHRYVDAARELKADFPEATLIVVPKCYEAIAIIGDAEVPGTPLVLGYSMGYSDILANEFSDYADWRGQRVHLLGASPPKQWNVIQQLTQPTLTSDPPADIVGLDWNGPHKVAYNGESWSRDGWQRADQLSIRSTVRRSLREMRAYWTDRGVWPTTPTLRDRYGPAVREPDDPVWAATGGDIYEPDALPGPDEWETRVDYEDDETSPLEQAIVVSYDDGRTLAYRSQTERDHVEYYEGLWDSVDEERV, from the coding sequence ATGGCACACGCCCAACCACAGCACACGAGCCCCGGCTCGTCGATACACGTCCAGGATATCGAGACTGCTCGACGTGCTGAGTACGTCGCCTTCCTCTCGCGACACCCCTTCGCGACCGACGCCCACGAACTCGGCTTCGTCACCGGCATCCGCGAGGACTGTCGCCTCCAGACCGACCACCTCCGCAACGTCGACATCCCACTCGGGATGCTCGACAACGACTTCGAAAACCCCGACCTCGAGCGGTATCTCGAAAACTTCCGAACCCACGAACCCGAAATCGGCGTCATCGGCGACGCACCAACGCCCGACGCCGCTCATCGCTACGTCGACGCCGCCCGCGAGCTCAAAGCCGACTTCCCAGAAGCGACGCTCATCGTCGTCCCGAAGTGCTACGAAGCAATCGCCATCATCGGGGACGCCGAGGTCCCAGGAACCCCGCTTGTCCTCGGCTACTCGATGGGCTACTCGGATATCCTCGCGAACGAGTTCTCCGATTACGCTGACTGGCGCGGCCAGCGTGTGCATCTCCTCGGCGCTAGTCCACCCAAGCAGTGGAACGTCATCCAGCAACTCACCCAGCCAACGCTCACCAGCGATCCACCCGCTGATATCGTCGGGCTCGATTGGAACGGCCCGCACAAAGTCGCCTACAACGGGGAGTCCTGGTCGCGAGACGGGTGGCAACGCGCCGACCAACTCTCCATTCGCAGCACCGTCCGTCGAAGCCTCCGAGAGATGCGAGCCTACTGGACAGACCGGGGCGTGTGGCCCACGACGCCTACGCTCCGCGACCGCTACGGACCCGCCGTCAGAGAACCAGACGACCCCGTGTGGGCGGCGACGGGCGGTGACATCTACGAACCCGACGCGCTCCCCGGCCCGGACGAGTGGGAGACACGCGTCGACTACGAGGACGACGAGACCTCCCCACTTGAGCAGGCCATCGTCGTCTCCTACGACGACGGTCGAACTCTCGCATATCGCTCGCAAACCGAGCGTGACCACGTCGAGTACTACGAGGGACTGTGGGACAGCGTCGACGAAGAGCGAGTGTAG
- a CDS encoding XF1762 family protein translates to MIRPLRPGDIVAFPYLDAVGRYVGDDATPIIEWYVPPGGPLCLGHPSALTTADVDEIETMVDSGEVVIVATGFDSLASYHAHRTYRDCDPRLVAPGGAPTTNHLELRAERGRGARERVNGFLKHPTVQYQHDPVTKPFRIALTAVYEGRDVAMAVLGRPNGRHNADGQTLELYRFAAHPDRPANTGSWLLSRCCRCATLEGYDRLLTYAGVQNDNDGTMYRAAGFTHLDTTTADLREWQSRSGRVGGGTYRRRRYRRCLSKHSLEARRPAGRVDAEQSHLTDRGTAHGGADTSLQDIPQGDLIQTREDTLGRRGGSLSPDTQALFEKYSLGVDETIGDTTPAPLVACFGYRTPEDALVAALAVRDHSGEPNPRNNSAAVTLASVAVQTPLLAYPVNTLRALIADAVEWASLHGYATVETHLENPIAVNALNGLTTLVEAGADSAKPIEIASPTTS, encoded by the coding sequence GTGATACGACCGCTTCGCCCCGGCGATATCGTCGCCTTTCCCTACCTCGATGCCGTCGGTCGCTACGTCGGCGACGACGCCACTCCGATTATCGAGTGGTACGTCCCACCAGGAGGCCCACTCTGTCTTGGACATCCTTCTGCTCTCACCACTGCCGACGTCGACGAGATCGAAACGATGGTCGACTCCGGTGAAGTCGTCATCGTCGCGACCGGCTTCGACTCCTTGGCTTCCTATCACGCCCATCGGACCTATCGCGATTGCGACCCCCGACTCGTCGCGCCCGGCGGAGCACCCACTACCAACCACCTCGAACTCCGCGCCGAACGTGGACGCGGGGCTCGCGAACGGGTCAACGGCTTCCTCAAACATCCGACCGTCCAATACCAGCACGACCCCGTCACCAAGCCGTTCCGAATCGCGCTCACCGCAGTCTACGAGGGGCGAGACGTTGCAATGGCCGTCCTCGGCCGTCCCAATGGACGACACAACGCCGATGGACAGACCCTCGAACTGTACCGCTTTGCCGCCCATCCCGACCGGCCCGCGAACACCGGGTCGTGGCTCCTCTCGCGGTGTTGCCGGTGTGCCACGCTCGAAGGCTACGACCGTCTCCTCACCTACGCAGGCGTCCAAAACGATAACGATGGGACGATGTACCGAGCCGCCGGATTCACACACCTCGATACCACCACCGCAGACCTGCGCGAGTGGCAGTCTCGCAGCGGGCGCGTCGGTGGAGGAACCTACCGGAGACGTCGCTACAGACGTTGCCTCTCCAAACACTCACTCGAAGCCCGGCGGCCCGCCGGTCGTGTCGACGCCGAACAGTCCCACCTTACCGACCGGGGCACAGCACACGGTGGGGCGGATACCTCACTGCAGGACATCCCACAGGGCGACCTGATCCAAACCCGAGAAGACACGCTCGGCCGTCGAGGAGGCAGTCTCTCACCGGACACACAGGCGCTCTTCGAGAAATATAGCCTAGGCGTGGACGAGACCATTGGAGACACCACCCCTGCCCCACTCGTCGCCTGCTTTGGGTATCGAACCCCCGAGGACGCCCTGGTAGCCGCGCTCGCCGTCCGTGACCACTCCGGAGAGCCGAACCCTCGCAACAACTCGGCGGCCGTCACGCTGGCATCTGTGGCCGTACAAACGCCGCTGCTCGCCTACCCTGTGAACACACTTCGTGCGCTCATCGCCGACGCCGTCGAGTGGGCATCCCTCCACGGATACGCCACCGTCGAAACCCACCTCGAGAATCCCATCGCAGTCAACGCCCTCAACGGCCTCACCACGCTCGTCGAGGCCGGGGCAGACTCGGCCAAGCCAATCGAAATCGCGTCACCGACAACGTCCTAG
- a CDS encoding zinc finger domain-containing protein, whose translation MTVSCNRKKCDRTWPRDPVLEIRCPTCGADIGTKCKRPSGHGGNFVHPHAARDRLAVADGHYGDCPLGICAESLAQMPSKGATRGSKSSNTTLEAGCESQSENEREGKTADSTSQLTFGEL comes from the coding sequence ATGACCGTCTCCTGTAATCGGAAGAAGTGCGACCGAACCTGGCCTCGCGATCCCGTCCTCGAAATCCGGTGTCCCACGTGTGGAGCCGACATAGGGACGAAGTGCAAGCGCCCCTCCGGACACGGCGGGAACTTCGTCCACCCACACGCCGCTCGCGACCGGCTCGCCGTCGCTGACGGACACTACGGCGACTGCCCGCTGGGAATCTGCGCCGAATCGCTCGCGCAAATGCCCAGCAAAGGGGCAACCAGGGGCTCGAAGAGCAGCAACACCACGCTCGAAGCCGGGTGTGAGAGCCAAAGTGAGAACGAGCGTGAAGGCAAGACTGCAGACTCGACCAGCCAGCTCACGTTCGGGGAACTGTGA
- a CDS encoding N-6 DNA methylase, translating into MTTLLEREHRKLVTDPLDAISQQTGDSPYQVFSDWIDLALASFSGDEDTYQKPLARYANDGRDEDTVRELATQHANALGGLVLAMEQTNEDVLGGVYEHYGLTSSHFAQYFTPGAVSRAMAAMNLPDGEDLRDATPEDPLVIGDVSGCGSGRLIVDTANHLREIAPEALAVFLGYDKDSICAKMAVLNFVLNDLTGYVLLGDALKLEAHRVWFVSVAQLARGDHPVKALDADGRDRVLARFFGVPLDDGATKPSVDDAMDDVDNEADAEHGGEDGERVTEPPTAHTTGVESALDVALDDENTAQVGFDEFA; encoded by the coding sequence ATGACGACGCTGCTCGAACGCGAACATCGGAAACTCGTCACCGACCCACTCGACGCCATCAGCCAGCAGACCGGCGATTCGCCGTATCAGGTGTTCTCGGATTGGATCGACCTCGCCCTCGCCAGTTTCAGCGGCGACGAAGACACGTATCAAAAACCGCTCGCCCGGTATGCGAACGACGGTCGCGATGAAGACACCGTCCGAGAGCTCGCAACTCAGCACGCAAACGCCCTCGGGGGACTCGTCCTCGCGATGGAACAGACCAACGAAGACGTTCTCGGCGGCGTGTACGAACACTACGGCCTGACGAGCAGTCACTTCGCCCAGTACTTCACGCCGGGGGCGGTGAGCCGCGCGATGGCAGCGATGAACCTCCCCGATGGTGAGGACCTCCGCGACGCCACCCCCGAAGACCCGCTCGTCATCGGAGACGTCTCCGGCTGTGGAAGTGGCCGACTCATCGTCGATACCGCGAACCACCTCCGCGAAATCGCTCCGGAGGCCCTCGCCGTCTTCCTGGGCTACGACAAAGACTCGATCTGCGCGAAAATGGCGGTTCTGAACTTCGTCCTCAACGACCTCACCGGGTACGTCTTGCTCGGTGATGCCTTGAAACTCGAGGCTCACCGCGTCTGGTTCGTCAGCGTCGCCCAACTCGCCCGTGGCGACCACCCAGTGAAAGCCCTCGATGCCGACGGGCGTGATCGTGTGTTGGCTCGCTTCTTCGGTGTGCCACTCGACGACGGCGCGACCAAACCGTCGGTAGACGACGCCATGGACGACGTCGATAACGAGGCCGACGCTGAACACGGAGGTGAAGACGGCGAGCGCGTCACCGAACCGCCCACGGCACACACGACAGGAGTTGAGTCTGCCCTCGATGTCGCCCTCGACGATGAGAACACCGCGCAGGTCGGCTTCGACGAGTTCGCGTGA
- a CDS encoding VWA domain-containing protein produces MTVDVVITAGVQTAAVLPADVDAIVSSDATAIERAQAEQFLAGVDADYLVLVTGNEADLTRIPLNDQLTADHAHQFGLAFHELLHILKTAITAIGELLDTEIDAQYHEQVHDLINIIEDGAIESEAIHGENFSDNAGIRLELTRRLHSQTPDDIPDGQEVRYSFWDAVTSCLYDEAIYPTGITAVLLNEADDRVRFKGEADRDAFEAIHTELSALSRDALAIRSADSDDTTHTHDKTASVRRARRVIQTWTDHIQPVLEADTRNRQQARDNEQAGGDGQGQSQEHDGDEQRQQQEPGGDATGRSESASNPDGGGEISSGNGQPQNATPDASATPGENAEPSLPENFDPNEVTLSREATDDPHQNIFEQPQVTADPHPDDVDAEPSKTTPDNVDGTNSATDAGGAAGAPSPGTSDSGSDASGDGDQRLDSDTSDPSSIDSTPESPTRAQVIAQATRRAREREKAGAANETKTETDPRAGDEPRVQPNPADSSGADDSAWSDRSREQRNQLTLGNFEDEHQPRTEDDIEESPSSSERESASGGEGESESGSPGVDVEGGEETGDTGGTENTGSTSSTGSVADQTQDLPAGPAHAQSSSRSQRDEQAAYEDALAGDERAARTEADREQVDERALEDELDALADHLDRQRRQQTPDTEREENSGQRGGVGYSPESLTDLEILPVADDLVPPHAWAAIEDGAGRVADTLEMYLRLDRRKSTRRGLSAGAYDTRAGHRLAIGDSRVCKSRTIGNEKQYALVLILDRSGSMRGGSPAKIEVATQALTRFALAAETLGIRVAIIDFIHGNARLVKPFSIETRHVQSSLLDTSCGGGTPLADAIALANDLVESQQDEPLIISVGDDQTSADAVKDVIRRAYAPVCSLTIATDTDPGTLSGSASELAAYYERQETVYSPERLDDRLDQFASLLAGL; encoded by the coding sequence GTGACCGTCGACGTCGTCATCACCGCTGGCGTCCAGACCGCCGCCGTCCTGCCCGCCGACGTCGACGCCATCGTCTCCTCAGACGCCACCGCCATCGAACGTGCCCAGGCCGAGCAGTTCCTCGCCGGCGTCGATGCTGACTATCTCGTGCTCGTCACGGGAAACGAAGCCGACCTCACGCGAATCCCGCTCAACGATCAGCTCACTGCTGACCACGCTCACCAGTTCGGCCTCGCTTTCCACGAACTGCTACACATCCTCAAGACGGCGATCACTGCCATCGGTGAGCTGCTCGACACCGAAATCGACGCGCAGTATCACGAGCAGGTCCACGACCTCATCAACATCATCGAAGACGGCGCAATCGAGAGCGAGGCCATCCACGGCGAGAACTTCAGCGACAACGCTGGCATCCGCCTCGAACTCACCCGCCGACTCCACTCACAGACGCCCGACGACATCCCCGACGGACAGGAGGTTCGCTACTCGTTCTGGGACGCCGTCACCTCGTGTCTCTACGACGAAGCCATCTATCCAACCGGTATCACGGCTGTCCTCCTCAACGAGGCCGACGACAGAGTCCGCTTCAAAGGCGAGGCCGACCGCGACGCGTTCGAGGCCATCCACACCGAACTGAGCGCCCTCTCGCGTGACGCACTCGCGATTCGGAGTGCCGACAGCGACGACACGACCCACACCCACGACAAGACCGCCTCCGTCCGTCGCGCCCGTCGCGTCATTCAGACCTGGACCGACCATATCCAGCCCGTCCTCGAGGCCGACACTCGAAACCGCCAGCAGGCCCGAGACAACGAGCAAGCGGGGGGAGACGGCCAAGGGCAATCTCAGGAGCACGACGGCGACGAACAGAGACAACAGCAGGAACCTGGCGGAGACGCCACAGGCCGCTCCGAGTCGGCGTCCAATCCTGACGGTGGCGGGGAGATCTCCAGTGGAAACGGACAGCCTCAGAACGCCACACCGGACGCCTCAGCCACGCCCGGTGAGAACGCCGAGCCATCTCTGCCCGAAAACTTCGATCCAAACGAGGTCACGCTCTCACGAGAGGCGACTGACGACCCCCATCAGAACATCTTCGAGCAACCGCAAGTCACGGCTGACCCCCATCCCGACGACGTCGACGCCGAGCCCTCTAAGACGACCCCCGACAACGTGGATGGCACCAATAGCGCCACCGACGCTGGCGGTGCGGCTGGAGCACCCTCTCCCGGAACCAGTGACAGTGGGAGCGACGCCAGCGGTGATGGCGACCAGAGACTTGACAGTGACACCAGCGATCCCTCAAGCATCGATTCTACACCTGAATCTCCGACTCGGGCACAGGTGATTGCTCAAGCCACCAGGCGGGCTCGAGAACGCGAGAAAGCGGGAGCCGCTAACGAAACGAAAACAGAAACAGACCCCCGTGCTGGAGACGAGCCAAGAGTGCAACCGAATCCCGCTGACTCATCTGGAGCAGATGACTCGGCGTGGAGCGACCGTTCTCGAGAACAGCGTAACCAGCTCACGCTCGGCAACTTCGAGGACGAACATCAACCTCGTACCGAGGACGACATCGAAGAGTCGCCGTCGTCCAGCGAGCGTGAGAGTGCGAGTGGTGGTGAGGGTGAAAGCGAGAGTGGCTCCCCCGGCGTCGATGTCGAGGGCGGTGAGGAGACTGGAGACACGGGTGGTACAGAGAACACAGGTTCTACGAGTTCTACGGGTAGCGTGGCCGACCAGACGCAGGACCTCCCCGCCGGGCCAGCCCACGCACAGAGTTCTTCACGGTCACAGCGCGACGAGCAGGCAGCGTACGAAGACGCCCTCGCCGGCGACGAGCGTGCAGCCCGCACCGAAGCCGACCGCGAACAAGTCGACGAACGGGCACTCGAAGACGAACTCGACGCGCTCGCTGACCACCTCGACCGTCAACGCCGCCAGCAGACACCGGATACCGAACGTGAGGAGAACAGCGGACAGCGTGGAGGGGTAGGATACTCTCCGGAGAGCCTCACCGACCTCGAAATCCTGCCTGTGGCTGACGATCTTGTCCCACCCCATGCGTGGGCTGCCATCGAAGACGGCGCTGGCCGCGTTGCGGACACGCTCGAAATGTATCTCCGACTCGATCGCCGCAAGAGCACGCGACGCGGACTCTCTGCCGGAGCCTACGACACTCGCGCCGGCCACCGCCTCGCCATCGGTGACTCCCGGGTCTGCAAGAGCCGGACGATAGGCAACGAGAAACAGTATGCCCTCGTCCTCATCCTCGACCGCTCGGGGTCGATGCGAGGCGGGTCACCCGCGAAGATAGAGGTGGCAACCCAGGCTCTCACTCGGTTTGCCCTCGCCGCTGAGACTCTCGGTATTCGTGTCGCGATTATCGACTTCATCCACGGCAACGCCCGCCTCGTCAAGCCGTTCAGCATCGAGACGCGACACGTCCAGTCATCCCTTCTCGATACCTCTTGTGGTGGAGGAACGCCACTCGCCGATGCGATTGCCCTCGCGAACGACCTCGTCGAATCCCAGCAGGATGAACCGCTCATTATCAGCGTCGGTGACGATCAGACCTCAGCTGACGCCGTGAAAGACGTCATCCGCCGGGCGTACGCTCCCGTTTGTTCGCTCACCATCGCGACTGACACCGACCCCGGCACGCTCTCAGGTTCGGCCTCAGAACTCGCGGCCTACTACGAGCGCCAGGAAACAGTCTATTCGCCTGAGCGTCTCGACGACAGACTCGACCAGTTCGCCAGTCTCCTCGCCGGTCTCTGA
- a CDS encoding sensor histidine kinase, which translates to MPDVTIIRVTDETLEARIREFIRDTPEAVTIETISVVDDPFSEPEDDGTGGLVLSANGSGISLGGDADEPSQQSEQSQTFDADIAHDLRGPLSVAGGYIELARETGDLSHLHSATEALNRANQLLAHIQELSREGRMVADPEPADIAVLARAAWRAVPTGDVTLEVTSTRTLMADKTRLQELFENLFCNVVEHAGSGITVRVGSTDGGFYVEDDGVGISESEREAVFETGYSGGVGTGQGLAIVERIAEAHGWRVELLEATDGGARFEFANVEMA; encoded by the coding sequence ATGCCCGACGTTACTATCATCCGCGTCACGGACGAGACACTCGAAGCACGCATCCGCGAGTTCATACGGGATACCCCCGAGGCGGTCACTATCGAGACGATATCTGTCGTTGACGACCCGTTTTCGGAGCCGGAAGATGACGGAACGGGTGGACTCGTTCTGTCGGCCAACGGCTCCGGTATCTCTCTCGGAGGTGACGCTGACGAACCATCCCAACAGAGCGAGCAAAGCCAGACGTTCGATGCGGATATCGCACACGACCTTCGGGGGCCACTCTCGGTGGCTGGTGGCTACATCGAACTGGCTCGCGAGACGGGGGACCTATCGCATCTCCACAGCGCTACCGAAGCCCTCAACCGAGCCAACCAATTGCTCGCCCATATTCAGGAACTGTCAAGAGAGGGGCGAATGGTCGCCGACCCAGAACCCGCCGACATAGCAGTACTGGCGAGAGCGGCGTGGCGTGCCGTCCCAACCGGCGACGTGACGCTGGAGGTCACATCAACACGGACACTCATGGCGGATAAGACCCGGCTCCAAGAACTGTTCGAGAACCTGTTTTGTAACGTGGTCGAGCACGCTGGCTCCGGTATTACGGTCAGGGTCGGCTCCACGGACGGTGGGTTCTACGTCGAAGACGACGGCGTTGGTATCTCGGAATCCGAGCGTGAGGCGGTATTCGAGACGGGGTACTCGGGCGGTGTCGGGACGGGGCAGGGGTTAGCCATCGTTGAGCGTATCGCGGAGGCACACGGCTGGCGTGTCGAGTTGCTGGAGGCCACAGACGGTGGAGCACGCTTCGAGTTCGCGAACGTCGAGATGGCCTGA
- a CDS encoding type II toxin-antitoxin system HicB family antitoxin: MSTGREIRLVEEDDGWWSAIDRETGVASQGETREEALQNLDEAIEVTEEARADDNDAPEPDAPWFEDS; the protein is encoded by the coding sequence ATGAGTACTGGGCGCGAAATACGTCTCGTCGAAGAGGACGACGGCTGGTGGTCGGCCATCGACCGGGAGACCGGTGTGGCGAGTCAGGGCGAGACCCGCGAAGAAGCCCTTCAGAACCTCGACGAGGCGATCGAGGTGACCGAGGAGGCCCGGGCCGACGACAACGATGCCCCCGAACCGGACGCGCCGTGGTTCGAGGATTCGTAG
- a CDS encoding type II toxin-antitoxin system HicA family toxin: MVTRDFSGREIVKVLQKFGYRHDRTRGDHVVLKYTHPVTGEKRTVTVPLHDRVRIGTLQSIAEQCGANNFREWCRWIDEHR, translated from the coding sequence GTGGTGACACGCGACTTCTCCGGACGGGAGATCGTCAAGGTCCTCCAGAAGTTCGGCTATCGCCACGACAGAACCCGCGGCGACCACGTCGTGCTGAAGTACACCCATCCCGTCACAGGGGAGAAGCGGACGGTCACCGTCCCACTCCACGACCGCGTTCGCATCGGCACTCTCCAGAGCATCGCTGAGCAGTGTGGTGCGAACAACTTCCGGGAGTGGTGCCGGTGGATAGACGAACACCGGTAG
- a CDS encoding AAA family ATPase, translating to MNRLLQREGGNIPVERVTLRVSDYADLSDQEAADLIDDGADAGIYTLNRSQSGSATIAGVSPQGPEPQVITDAFGELQHDTGADFRVISVVTDSINDALHDAGYDDFTALANASTDDIAGLTGTLTESRAENLLKEAQRHVPVGHRLAQRAAAYYSQRSNPDTGLGEARVTDLSLVTESVGEPRFLAEGWDPDDERGMYVSNIGRNAGTPVPTGLHILDNPDHQSVPKAATHPDASYDALPVDEHGEVIPPAVPIDPRLQLPLDELIAKKLARGLVPVRVVGPRGSGKNYLLKYLCHKTNRGYQSIDVDRATEPEDLFGPLVPDGDVIVPRNGAVKQGLLNGDTIVINEFPVMQAGAAIALHRLLNEGTLLVKSHGELVEPHPSARLVITMNPPTREYRDSEPMNSATRGRFRAFEQPYIQDVEEEVETLDRQVNSTDVVVDRPTLRKIVQFAHQTRQNESWPTLSTRNLTILCEHIEDGASPKAATKNELWAVAEPNQYPEDAYETLNDFL from the coding sequence GTGAATCGACTCCTACAGCGCGAAGGCGGAAACATCCCCGTCGAACGCGTCACCCTCCGCGTCTCCGACTACGCCGACCTCTCCGACCAGGAGGCTGCCGACCTCATCGACGACGGCGCAGACGCAGGCATCTACACGCTGAATCGGTCACAGAGCGGAAGCGCCACCATCGCCGGCGTCTCACCACAGGGGCCCGAACCTCAGGTCATCACCGACGCCTTCGGCGAACTCCAACACGACACCGGCGCAGACTTCCGCGTCATCAGCGTCGTCACCGACTCGATCAACGACGCTCTCCACGACGCCGGCTACGATGATTTCACCGCACTCGCGAACGCCAGCACCGACGACATCGCCGGCCTCACCGGAACCCTCACCGAGAGCCGCGCCGAGAACCTCCTCAAAGAAGCCCAGCGACACGTCCCCGTCGGGCACCGCCTCGCACAGCGAGCCGCCGCCTACTACAGCCAACGGAGCAATCCAGACACCGGCCTCGGTGAAGCCCGCGTCACCGACCTCTCGCTCGTCACCGAATCCGTCGGCGAACCGCGCTTCTTAGCCGAAGGCTGGGACCCCGACGACGAACGCGGGATGTACGTCTCCAACATCGGCCGCAACGCCGGGACTCCCGTCCCCACGGGTCTCCACATCCTCGACAATCCCGACCATCAGAGCGTGCCTAAGGCTGCGACCCATCCCGATGCGAGCTATGATGCTCTCCCCGTCGACGAACACGGTGAGGTCATCCCACCCGCGGTCCCAATCGACCCACGACTCCAGCTCCCCCTGGATGAACTTATCGCGAAGAAACTCGCCCGCGGACTCGTCCCCGTTAGGGTCGTTGGCCCCCGAGGATCGGGGAAGAACTACCTGCTCAAGTACCTCTGCCACAAGACGAACCGTGGCTACCAGTCCATCGACGTCGATCGGGCGACCGAACCCGAGGACCTCTTCGGGCCGCTCGTCCCCGACGGCGACGTCATCGTGCCCCGCAACGGCGCCGTGAAACAAGGACTGCTGAACGGTGATACCATCGTCATCAACGAGTTCCCCGTCATGCAGGCTGGCGCGGCCATCGCACTCCACCGGCTCCTGAACGAGGGGACGCTCCTCGTCAAATCCCACGGCGAACTCGTCGAGCCGCACCCTTCGGCCCGCCTCGTCATCACGATGAACCCGCCCACCAGAGAGTACCGTGACTCCGAGCCGATGAACTCCGCCACCCGTGGTCGGTTCCGAGCCTTCGAGCAACCCTACATCCAGGACGTTGAGGAGGAAGTCGAGACGCTCGACCGCCAGGTCAACAGTACGGACGTCGTGGTGGACCGCCCGACGCTCCGGAAGATCGTCCAGTTCGCTCACCAGACGCGGCAGAACGAATCCTGGCCGACGCTGTCGACCCGGAATCTCACCATCCTCTGTGAGCACATTGAGGATGGCGCGTCGCCGAAGGCCGCGACGAAGAACGAACTCTGGGCGGTTGCCGAACCAAATCAGTATCCCGAAGACGCCTACGAAACGCTCAACGATTTCCTCTGA
- a CDS encoding DUF6166 domain-containing protein: MPAKTDYSRKIKWKTEPYRGERSIGGNVVYSGENLLDKHLFVHRVSPGGFDWGPNASDEKACQLAIALLAPYKGVDYAVEHHHLFAENFVRRELTEDTWEIKRSDFRSPDYVRAIDGRDYPANTAPSPEAMPALEDVDLDTITYAEEIALAEKFDDVLWPSGNRRDNLRRLLAIWNGEEDPSTASVSSSTLYRVPGLSIPSNARSTLVREFDTMGDLAGWICFGRHHDRLNGISKATAKKLTAARPGLVQYFGGEEYIPEHEGREMTLSEATGGESAQQTFRSALADGDDA, encoded by the coding sequence ATGCCAGCCAAAACCGACTACTCCAGAAAGATCAAGTGGAAGACCGAACCGTACCGAGGCGAACGCTCCATCGGAGGCAACGTCGTCTACTCCGGGGAGAACCTCTTGGATAAGCATCTGTTCGTCCATCGCGTTTCCCCCGGCGGCTTCGATTGGGGCCCCAACGCCTCCGACGAGAAAGCCTGCCAACTCGCCATCGCGCTCCTCGCCCCGTACAAAGGCGTGGACTACGCCGTCGAACACCACCACCTGTTCGCCGAGAACTTCGTCCGGCGCGAACTCACCGAAGACACCTGGGAAATCAAGCGGAGCGACTTCCGCAGTCCAGACTACGTCCGTGCCATCGACGGTCGCGACTATCCAGCGAATACCGCCCCCAGTCCAGAGGCTATGCCCGCTCTCGAGGACGTCGACCTCGACACCATCACGTACGCTGAGGAGATCGCACTCGCAGAGAAATTCGACGACGTCCTCTGGCCCAGCGGCAACCGGCGCGACAACCTCCGTCGTCTCCTCGCCATCTGGAACGGTGAGGAAGACCCGAGTACCGCCTCCGTCTCCTCGAGTACCCTGTATCGGGTTCCGGGCCTCTCCATTCCCTCGAACGCCCGCAGTACGCTCGTCCGCGAGTTCGACACGATGGGCGACCTCGCCGGCTGGATCTGCTTCGGTCGTCACCACGACCGATTAAACGGCATCAGCAAAGCGACCGCGAAGAAACTCACCGCCGCTCGCCCCGGCCTCGTCCAGTACTTCGGCGGCGAAGAGTACATCCCCGAACACGAAGGCCGGGAGATGACGCTTTCGGAAGCCACGGGCGGGGAAAGCGCCCAACAGACGTTCCGGAGCGCCCTCGCAGACGGTGATGATGCCTGA